A single region of the Candidatus Kryptoniota bacterium genome encodes:
- a CDS encoding DUF423 domain-containing protein, with amino-acid sequence MSRTFGSAKFYGAAGAAGLFLAVALGAFAAHSLRGRMDKEMLEVFETGVRYQVYHSIALLVVAGLADRGGLFRWAGLFYVLGIILFSGSLYSIAFGAPDSLGFITPIGGLSFLIGHASLLVAFLKHSKV; translated from the coding sequence GTGAGCAGGACGTTCGGGAGCGCGAAATTCTATGGCGCGGCAGGGGCAGCCGGACTATTTCTTGCGGTAGCTTTAGGTGCATTTGCGGCTCACTCGCTTAGGGGGCGTATGGATAAGGAGATGCTTGAAGTATTTGAGACGGGCGTTCGTTATCAAGTGTATCACTCAATCGCACTTCTGGTTGTCGCGGGTCTTGCAGATCGAGGAGGTTTGTTTCGGTGGGCAGGGTTATTCTATGTTCTAGGAATAATTCTATTCTCCGGAAGTCTCTATTCGATCGCGTTCGGTGCTCCTGACAGCCTTGGATTTATCACGCCAATTGGCGGATTGAGTTTTCTGATCGGACATGCGAGTCTCCTGGTTGCGTTCCTCAAACACAGCAAGGTGTAA
- a CDS encoding sigma 54-interacting transcriptional regulator, whose protein sequence is MKEVINIIDESRENMVIPDGIVIIGRDCKIMVFNEAASRITGYGEDEIVGKHYDILFRGSEQEVEHVSHSLSDGTGLSNLSINIIDKNGQIKNVLASITPIGKSEEVTSVVFVFRDTKEMLRLHEDLETKTLELIDQRNRLDAIFNSNIEGTFTIDNDWNVTSFNNSAEKITGYRKGEAVGRKCWEIFKSPLCRNGCHMEQTIMKGKPTIGNELEITNKDGMPVPIRVNSAILLNNKQERIGAVETFIDISEIKNLSDHLKEKFRYENIIGKNKELGRVFTLLDSVSQTDSTVLITGESGTGKELVARAIHLNSARHNGPFGALNCSAFAESLIESELFGHEKGAFTGAIKTKIGKFELAQDGTLFLDEIGDISLPVQTKLLRVLETRQFERVGGNRTIKMNARIIAATNKSLQDQIELGKFRKDLFYRINVVNVHLPPLRERMDDLPLLVTHFITHFNERFSRKVVRFSPDAYDVLSKYDWPGNVRELENVIEHSFVLCGKDVIGSECLPERIKKADRGVHFTNPSSIKEAEASVIVSTLNKHGGSRVKAAAELGMHPSTLWRKMKKLGI, encoded by the coding sequence ATGAAAGAAGTCATCAACATCATCGACGAGAGCAGGGAGAACATGGTCATCCCCGATGGGATAGTCATCATCGGGCGGGACTGCAAGATAATGGTGTTCAACGAGGCAGCTTCGAGGATCACGGGGTATGGTGAAGACGAAATCGTGGGCAAACATTACGACATTCTTTTCCGAGGCAGCGAGCAGGAAGTGGAACACGTTTCCCATTCTCTCTCGGATGGTACAGGACTGTCCAACCTGTCGATCAATATCATCGACAAGAACGGGCAGATCAAGAATGTGCTGGCATCGATCACTCCGATTGGGAAATCGGAAGAAGTTACCAGTGTTGTTTTTGTTTTCCGCGATACGAAGGAGATGCTTAGGCTGCATGAAGACCTCGAAACCAAAACACTGGAACTCATCGACCAGAGAAACAGACTCGACGCAATATTCAACAGCAATATCGAAGGGACATTTACGATAGATAATGACTGGAACGTGACTTCGTTCAATAATTCCGCCGAGAAGATAACGGGCTATAGAAAAGGGGAAGCTGTCGGAAGGAAATGCTGGGAGATATTTAAGTCACCTCTGTGTCGAAACGGATGCCACATGGAACAGACGATAATGAAAGGAAAGCCGACGATAGGAAATGAGCTCGAAATAACGAATAAGGATGGGATGCCTGTACCAATAAGGGTAAACTCCGCGATCCTTCTGAACAACAAGCAAGAGAGAATCGGTGCGGTAGAGACCTTCATCGACATTTCCGAGATCAAGAATCTCTCGGACCATTTGAAAGAGAAGTTCAGATATGAGAACATCATTGGCAAGAACAAAGAGTTGGGACGGGTCTTCACGCTATTGGACAGCGTTTCCCAAACGGACTCAACTGTACTGATCACGGGCGAGAGTGGTACAGGGAAGGAGCTTGTTGCCAGGGCAATCCATCTCAATAGCGCAAGACACAACGGGCCGTTCGGCGCACTGAACTGCAGCGCATTCGCGGAATCGCTCATCGAAAGCGAATTGTTCGGACATGAGAAGGGTGCATTCACTGGTGCGATCAAGACAAAGATCGGAAAATTCGAGCTCGCGCAAGATGGCACACTTTTCCTGGACGAAATCGGAGACATCTCACTGCCTGTGCAAACAAAACTCTTGCGCGTGCTCGAGACTCGCCAGTTTGAGCGGGTCGGGGGCAATAGGACCATAAAGATGAACGCGAGAATCATCGCAGCTACGAACAAGTCGCTGCAAGATCAAATAGAGCTCGGCAAATTCAGAAAGGATCTTTTCTACAGAATTAATGTCGTAAACGTTCATCTCCCTCCGCTCAGAGAAAGGATGGACGATCTCCCTCTGTTAGTAACCCACTTTATAACTCATTTTAACGAGAGATTCTCAAGGAAAGTCGTTCGCTTTTCCCCAGATGCTTACGATGTACTCAGCAAATATGACTGGCCTGGAAACGTGAGGGAACTGGAGAACGTGATCGAGCATTCATTTGTGCTTTGCGGAAAGGACGTTATCGGATCAGAGTGTCTGCCTGAACGAATCAAGAAGGCAGATCGAGGAGTACACTTCACAAATCCCTCGTCTATCAAAGAGGCAGAGGCTTCCGTAATCGTAAGCACCCTGAACAAGCATGGCGGGAGCAGAGTGAAAGCGGCCGCTGAACTCGGCATGCATCCTTCGACACTTTGGCGAAAGATGAAAAAGTTAGGAATATAA
- a CDS encoding NifB/NifX family molybdenum-iron cluster-binding protein: MNRRLAVAIEESSSEERVAQHFGHCAKFNICELDSENKIVKQESYFNPLNGEHGGACQLPAYVKQFNVDTIIAGGMGRKAVMGFQQAGIEVITAPGLLFSEALKLFTEGKLSGYEECAGHEHHS; encoded by the coding sequence ATGAATCGAAGATTAGCGGTGGCAATTGAAGAATCGAGCTCCGAAGAGCGGGTAGCTCAGCACTTCGGACATTGCGCCAAGTTCAATATCTGTGAGCTGGACTCAGAGAACAAAATTGTGAAGCAGGAATCCTATTTCAATCCTTTGAACGGCGAGCATGGCGGTGCGTGCCAGCTCCCTGCTTATGTCAAGCAATTCAACGTCGACACGATCATCGCAGGGGGAATGGGGCGCAAAGCTGTCATGGGCTTTCAGCAAGCAGGCATCGAAGTCATTACGGCGCCCGGACTTCTCTTCAGTGAGGCGTTGAAACTATTCACCGAAGGCAAGTTGAGCGGCTACGAGGAATGCGCAGGCCATGAGCATCATTCCTAA
- the def gene encoding peptide deformylase: protein MIMPIYLYGTRVWDGTVRKIDTFDEKLVGIIRNMFETLRSADGVGLSATQVGFRISLFVMDISEMEGYADEQPLVVINPEILSSSEETKTLEEGCLSVPGICLEVTRPESIIVRFTDGNFQTVECEYSVALARVFQHEFDHLHQKFITDRVSALKRHILKPNLSKIKRGEIITRYPVISPPDEKVMRRPEVFDYAK from the coding sequence ATGATAATGCCAATATATCTCTATGGGACGAGGGTCTGGGATGGTACAGTTCGTAAGATCGATACGTTCGATGAAAAACTCGTTGGTATAATTCGGAATATGTTCGAGACATTACGAAGCGCGGACGGCGTCGGCCTGTCCGCAACGCAGGTCGGGTTTCGGATATCTCTCTTCGTGATGGACATCTCGGAGATGGAAGGATATGCAGACGAACAACCGCTTGTCGTCATCAATCCAGAGATTCTTTCGTCGAGCGAAGAAACCAAGACGCTGGAGGAAGGATGTCTGAGTGTTCCGGGAATTTGTCTGGAGGTCACTCGCCCCGAATCCATCATTGTTCGATTTACTGATGGCAATTTTCAAACTGTCGAATGTGAATACAGTGTGGCCCTGGCCCGCGTGTTCCAGCATGAGTTTGATCACCTGCATCAGAAGTTCATCACAGATCGAGTATCAGCACTCAAGCGTCATATTCTCAAACCGAACCTGTCCAAAATCAAGCGAGGAGAGATTATTACGCGCTATCCAGTTATATCTCCGCCCGATGAAAAAGTCATGAGACGTCCCGAAGTTTTCGATTATGCGAAATGA
- a CDS encoding ferredoxin, translated as MSKGHGGGMGAGGYCVCLKCGYKKPHERGAPCMEERCPNCGKALMREGSEHYNLALAKKEKK; from the coding sequence ATGAGCAAAGGTCATGGCGGTGGCATGGGCGCAGGCGGATATTGTGTCTGCCTGAAGTGCGGGTACAAAAAACCTCACGAGCGAGGAGCGCCGTGTATGGAAGAGAGATGCCCTAACTGCGGGAAAGCCCTCATGCGTGAGGGATCTGAACACTACAATCTGGCATTAGCAAAGAAAGAGAAGAAGTAG
- a CDS encoding arginine decarboxylase, pyruvoyl-dependent encodes MFVLSRIFFTKGVGKHKDYLSSFELALRDAGIEKCNLISVSSIFPPCCKKISLAEGLKEIQSGQITFTVMARSATNEPNRLVAASIGAAIPAESNQYGYLSEHHAFGVNEKSAGDYAEDLAAQMLATTLGVEFDPNTDWNEREQVFRMSEKIVRTFNLTQTAEGDKNGLWTTVVAAAILLP; translated from the coding sequence ATGTTCGTGCTATCGAGAATATTTTTTACAAAAGGGGTCGGAAAACACAAGGATTATCTAAGTTCATTTGAGCTTGCCCTTAGAGATGCGGGTATCGAGAAGTGCAACCTTATCTCAGTCAGCAGCATTTTCCCTCCGTGCTGTAAAAAAATCAGTTTGGCTGAAGGGCTGAAGGAAATACAAAGCGGGCAGATCACCTTCACCGTGATGGCGCGGAGCGCTACCAACGAGCCGAACCGCCTTGTCGCCGCATCCATAGGAGCTGCGATTCCAGCCGAATCGAATCAATACGGTTACCTTTCTGAACACCATGCTTTCGGCGTCAACGAAAAATCGGCAGGCGATTACGCAGAGGATCTCGCCGCGCAAATGCTCGCGACCACTCTCGGAGTGGAATTTGATCCGAACACAGACTGGAACGAGCGTGAGCAGGTGTTCAGGATGTCTGAGAAAATAGTCCGCACGTTCAACCTAACTCAGACAGCTGAGGGAGACAAAAACGGGTTATGGACGACAGTTGTGGCAGCTGCCATTCTATTGCCATGA